The sequence below is a genomic window from Sorangiineae bacterium MSr12523.
CGAGTGCCGCGAGCAGGCGCCGGATGGCTGCGCGGTCGATCTCCGTGAGCAGGGTGGGGGAGCCATCGGCGCTCACGCCATCGAGGATCTCCTGGTCGCCCGTGTAGCGGGCGGACAGGACCATGCCGTCGAGGCTCACCTTCACCAGGGTTTCCTGGGCAGACTCGACGCTGGAGAACTGCACGTCGATGCCGTTGTCGGTCAGCTGACCGCGCACTTGTGTTTTGTCGCGCTCGATACGAAGCGCCGGATCGGTTTTGCGCTCCAAAACAGGGGTTCCAGCTTCATCCGGAGCCTCCGGACTTCCGGAACAGCCTAGCAAGCCCACGGTGATCCCAATCGCGGCCATCGACGCGCCGATTCGTCTCATGAGGCGCACTCCCTTCTCAGCTTTCCGAGCTTATTGACGTCACGCTAGCTGGGAGGCAGCGGAACACAATGGAACAAATGCGATCCATCTGCGGCCGATCCATGTATCGACATTGAAAAAGTATTCCGCGGTTGCGCGCCAAATCAGGAATGGCAAAACAATCGCGCATGTGCGGTCGAGGAGACGTGGACTACAGTGAAAAAAAGATACGGGAAGCGTTCGCTGACCTGGGCGAGCTCGACGTGCACTTCGATCTGTCCTCCCCCCGCCACAACGTGTCGCCGACCGATCCGGTGCCCGTGGTGCATCGAGAAGACGGCCATTTGAAGCTTGACGGCATGGTCTGGGGCACACGCGAGGAGCGCGCCGCCTCGAAGCGGCCCATCTTGCTCGTCCGCGCAGAGACGGTCGCAAAGGGCTCGCTGGCGAGCCGCACGCGCGGGCTGGTGATGTTCACGAAGTTCTACGAGTGGCAAGGCGAGAAGGGCACGAAGCGCAAACCCTACGCCGTTCGCCAGAAGGACGGTCGCATCCTCGCCCTCGCCGCCCTCTGCAAGCGCACCGTTACGTCGGACGGCGAGGTGCGCGAGAGCTGCACCATCATCACGCAACCCGCCGCAGGCCCTTTGGTCGAGATCCACGACCGGATGCCGGTCCTGGTCACCGACGAGCACTTGGCAACGTGGCTCGATCCATCGACGAAAACCGATGCCGCGCTTCACTTGGTCCAAACGATCCAACCGGCGGATTCTCTGGAGCCATATCCGGAGGACCCGTTGAAGGTCGTCTAAGGAAACGGTGTGGCGGAATTTGGTAATTCGGTTTGCTTCGAATTGGACTTCGATGTTCGTCTTGCTGAGATAACGGCAGCGAGCTACGGTGCCGCGAGTGCGCCGCCACCTTGGTTTCGTCCTAGCACTCGTCGCGCTGGCGGGTTGCCAGCGGCAAAAATCCGAGGAACCCGATGCCGCCACACCCG
It includes:
- a CDS encoding SOS response-associated peptidase, whose translation is MDYSEKKIREAFADLGELDVHFDLSSPRHNVSPTDPVPVVHREDGHLKLDGMVWGTREERAASKRPILLVRAETVAKGSLASRTRGLVMFTKFYEWQGEKGTKRKPYAVRQKDGRILALAALCKRTVTSDGEVRESCTIITQPAAGPLVEIHDRMPVLVTDEHLATWLDPSTKTDAALHLVQTIQPADSLEPYPEDPLKVV